The region CGGACGAGGCGAGTACGAGCTCCAGCTTTGAGAGCGCGCCCATGAGCTCCGCGGTCACCGCCGGGAGCTCGACTGTAAGGAGCGCCCGCGCCGAGGCGGCCGTGTCCGCGTCAACATCAGCGAGAGGAAGGAGACTGTAGCGAGCTGAGAGGTCCAGCTCAAACTCCGGGATGATGGGGTCGGCCAGGAGCACGACAGGCCGGGAGGCATCGGCTTGGGTTCGCGCCGGCGGCCGCATCTCCTCAATCGGTGGTGGGTTCGGTAGGTAGGTAGTGAGCCaagcgaaggggaagaagaacagagCACTACTACTAAAAAACAGAGTCGTCCAGAGCAGTGGTATCCAAGAACTAGACAACTAACGGAGTAGCTACCTTGGTGGTGAGAGGATAGTCGCCGTCGGCCGCCCACCTGCCGGCCCGGACGTGGGCGTCGGCGGCGGCCAACCGGCGGAGCACGGCGACGACGAGCCCGACGCCGTAGTCGGCCGTGTCGACCGCGAAGGCGGCGCCTGCGTTGGTGACGGCGATCccgcggcgccggcaggcggcgagGTCGACGTGGTTGATGCCCACGGAGATGCCCGCCACGAGCCCGAGCGCCGGGAGCGCGGCCAGGTGGTCGTCCGTGACCGGGTTGAGCCCGATGAGCAGCGCCCTCCCCTGGGCCAGGGtcgcggcgtcggcgtcggcgaccAGGACGAACCGGAAGCGCGCGGCCagcgcggcggcgaactccgggaACAGCGGCTGCCCCAGGAGCACCAGCGGCCTCTCGTCGGCGGGCGGCGTCGTGTCTTCCATCGCTCCGTGGAGGAAGGAATGGTATCGCTATCGCTCCTTTGGAGGGACGGAGACAAAGCCACCAGCAGACATCGGTTGCTGGACCAAATATGGCTTATTACCAGCAATGCTACATCTACAGGGGTTTTACAGGAGCTTTACAGGCTAGGCTTAGGTGGGATTTGTTGATTGGTTGTTAAGATGAAGTGGGCCccaccctgaaaatcagggggagaTTAGTGAGGGGAGAGGGTTAGTCCGTTAACTCTTGTAAAAGCTTCCCGTACGTCTAGCATTTTTGAGCTTAttactaagagcaactccaaccgaAACACACCAAAGTGCCCGCCTAACCGCGGACCCaagcctaagagcatctacagccggactttgCAAATCCGGCCATCAAAACACGCGGATGTGTCCGTCATGCTTTAAATTAGGCATTTTGCATCCGTTTTTCTGATATTTCATACTCTAAATCCATACAAACCATGCGAAAGAGATCCTACATACTATATTCTTCATTGTCGGGGATGTctacgacgacggtgccgagcacCGACTGGATGGGCGGTAGGAGGGCTCCGGctcatcctcctcctgctcgacctCATCCATGCAGGCGAACATCTCCGCTTCCTCTGCCGCCTCTTGCGCCTTCATCTcccgccggcgatggcgtcttgccTCTGCAGCCGACTCCAACCGAAGGGAATCGAGGATGGCCTGTTGCTCCGCCTGCAGATGCACATCGCCAGCGCgtcccacatcctcctcctccggcttatcctcctcctcctcaaagtcctcatcctcatccccgtcctccttcacctcctcctcctccggatccacTGCATCCGGAGGTAGCCCCATGGCGATCCGGGCTTCGCGCCTAGCTCGGATATGCTGAAGGAGCTCGAGCCGGCGCTCTGGCGTCAGAAAGGGCTCGCTCCTCACCCGACGACGTGGGGGCATGTCTACTAGGTGGACGGGTGGAGTGAAAAGTGGCGGCGGCAGCGAACATGAGGAGGAAATTATGGATGGATGATAGGGTTTCGGTACCGCTGGTCGACTTAAATAGCCAGGCAATACACTACGTGGCCCGCCGGAGCTGCGCCACGCGGCGCCACCGGCCCGACGGAGGAGACGAGCTTCAAACCTCCGGGTTTGAGGGCGTTTTCGGCTGGGACCCCTTCATCAGTCCAACGTGGCGGGTGTGCCGGGACACACTCGGGCaccccccatatccgccccatatttgggctggatatggggggtgttgttggaaatatgccctagaggcaataataaatt is a window of Triticum dicoccoides isolate Atlit2015 ecotype Zavitan chromosome 2B, WEW_v2.0, whole genome shotgun sequence DNA encoding:
- the LOC119361857 gene encoding glyoxylate/hydroxypyruvate reductase HPR3-like translates to MRPPARTQADASRPVVLLADPIIPEFELDLSARYSLLPLADVDADTAASARALLTVELPAVTAELMGALSKLELVLASSVGVDHVDLAACRRRGIAVTNAGGAFSDDAADYAVGLVIAALRRVAAADAYDRRGSWPDGGPRLQG